The Arachis hypogaea cultivar Tifrunner chromosome 19, arahy.Tifrunner.gnm2.J5K5, whole genome shotgun sequence genome has a window encoding:
- the LOC112777069 gene encoding protein TONNEAU 1a, translating to MDDYTREMMDLKTLVTRTLEKKGVLARIRAELRASVFEAIEEEDRVIEKEPALPPALLGSCNDRAKQLHASPSGRLLTALICEYLDWAQLNHTLKVYLPECNLEKDFWKAELKEFSSKNGYDLNRNGDSPLLLDVLEGFLRFENLSQARALPNSDSRNMRRPSSSSVAGGLPPLGRAVPSSQASDRRGGSSTSAYRMDEYNWRYDSDELPEGVIQASSALENLHLDRKARNLTSSWRHAGDGIGEDDGRADHV from the exons ATGGATGACTATACTCGCGAAATGATGGACCTGAAGACACTCGTTACGCGCACCCTCGAGAAGAAAGGCGTCCTCGCCAGGATCCGC GCTGAACTCAGAGCAAGCGTTTTTGAGGCTATCGAAGAGGAGGATCGGGTAATCGAGAAGGAACCTGCGTTGCCTCCTGCATTGCTTGGTAGCTGCAACGATCGAGCCAAACAGCTTCACGCTTCTCCCTCAG GTAGACTCCTTACTGCGCTTATTTGTGAATACCTAGACTGGGCGCAACTCAATCACACGTTGAAGGTTTACCTTCCAGAATGTAATTTG GAAAAGGATTTTTGGAAGGCTGAGCTGAAAGAATTTAGTAGCAAAAATGGATACGACCTCAACAGAAATGGAGATAGCCCTCTACTCTTGGATGTGCTTGAAGGATTCTTGAGATTTGAG AATCTATCCCAGGCACGGGCTTTGCCAAACTCAGACTCCCGAAACATGCGAAGGCCTTCTTCATCATCTGTTGCCGGTGGCTTGCCACCGCTGGGAAG GGCTGTTCCTTCATCGCAGGCATCCG ATAGAAGAGGAGGATCCTCGACGTCTGCATATAGGATGGATGAGTACAATTGGCGATATGACAGTGATGAACTTCCTGAGGGTGTAATTCAAGCCTCAAGTGCACTGGAAAATCTTCATTTGGACAGGAAGGCTCGGAATCTAACATCTTCTTGGAG